One stretch of Glycine soja cultivar W05 chromosome 7, ASM419377v2, whole genome shotgun sequence DNA includes these proteins:
- the LOC114418868 gene encoding uncharacterized protein LOC114418868 isoform X1 yields the protein MSLIHIDTVCFSFYFISYYFGGSQTIAYFNAPRFTIFLGCCSNSCSEAMGRATRWVKSLFGIRKEKEKKQNFKCGEAKSMEFCCSESTSNSRVLCHNPGTITPNLSQAEAAWLQSFYTEKDQNKHAIAVAAATAAAADAAMAAAQAAVAVVRLTSQGRGGTMFGVGPEMWAAIKIQTVFRGYLARKALRALKGLVKLQALVRGYLVRKQATATLHSMQALVRAQATIRSHKSRRLMTTKNEAYRSQIRARRSMERFDDTKSEYAVPIHSRRVSSYFDATINNNSVDGIPKIVEVDTFTPKSRNRRTVSDFGDEPSLQALSNRTPTRLSIPDQRNFQDSEWGLTGEECRFSSTAQSTPRFTNSCSCGSVAVPMTPKSVCTDNLFFLRQYGNFPNYMASTQSFKAKLRSHSAPKQRPEPGPRKRISLNEMMESRSSLSGVRMQRSCSQVQEVISFKNAVMGKLQKST from the exons ATGTCTCTCATTCACATTGACActgtttgcttttctttttatttcatttcttattattttggaGGGTCTCAAACAATTGCATACTTTAACGCCCCACGTTTCACCATATTTTTAGGTTGTTGCTCTAATTCTTGCAGTGAGGCTATGGGGAGAGCCACTAGGTGGGTGAAGAGTTTGTTTggaataagaaaagagaaagagaagaaacaaaACTTCAAGTGTGGAGAGGCTAAAAGCATGGAATTCTGTTGTTCTGAGAGTACTagtaattcaagagttttgtgtCACAATCCAGGGACTATAACCCCCAACCTTTCTCAAGCTGAGGCTGCTTGGTTACAATCCTTCTACACAGAGAAGGACCAAAACAAGCACGCCATCGCCGTTGCTGCTGCCACGGCAGCAGCAGCTGATGCTGCCATGGCAGCAGCACAGGCTGCAGTGGCGGTTGTTAGGCTCACCAGCCAAGGAAGGGGTGGCACCATGTTTGGGGTTGGACCTGAGATGTGGGCTGCCATCAAGATTCAAACAGTGTTTAGAGGATACCTG GCAAGGAAGGCACTGAGGGCATTAAAAGGATTGGTGAAGTTGCAGGCACTTGTCAGAGGGTATTTAGTGAGGAAGCAAGCAACAGCAACCTTGCATAGTATGCAGGCTCTTGTTAGAGCTCAAGCTACTATTCGGTCCCACAAATCTCGCAGGCTCATGACCACAAAGAATGAAGCATATAGATCTCAAATTAGAGCAAGAAGATCCATG GAGAGGTTTGATGACACTAAGAGTGAGTATGCAGTTCCAATCCACAGTAGAAGGGTATCATCTTATTTTGATGCTACAATTAACAACAACAGTGTTGATGGGATCCCCAAAATAGTGGAAGTGGACACTTTCACGCCTAAGTCAAGGAATAGAAGGACAGTATCAGATTTTGGTGATGAACCATCACTTCAAGCACTTTCAAACAGAACCCCTACGCGTTTGTCCATACCAGACCAAAGGAATTTTCAGGACTCTGAATGGGGGTTAACAGGAGAAGAGTGCAGATTCTCCTCTACAGCACAAAGCACTCCACGCTTCACAAATTCTTGTAGCTGTGGCTCAGTTGCAGTACCTATGACACCAAAGAGTGTGTGCACTGATAACTTGttcttcctaaggcagtatggGAATTTTCCAAACTACATGGCTAGTACTCAGTCTTTTAAGGCCAAATTGAGGTCTCATAGTGCTCCAAAGCAACGGCCAGAGCCTGGTCCAAGGAAGAGGATTTCCCTCAATGAAATGATGGAGTCTAGGAGTAGCTTGAGTGGGGTTAGAATGCAGAGGTCTTGTTCACAGGTTCAAGAAGTCATTAGTTTCAAGAATGCTGTGATGGGGAAGCTTCAGAAATCCACATAA
- the LOC114418868 gene encoding protein IQ-DOMAIN 14-like isoform X2, translating into MGRATRWVKSLFGIRKEKEKKQNFKCGEAKSMEFCCSESTSNSRVLCHNPGTITPNLSQAEAAWLQSFYTEKDQNKHAIAVAAATAAAADAAMAAAQAAVAVVRLTSQGRGGTMFGVGPEMWAAIKIQTVFRGYLARKALRALKGLVKLQALVRGYLVRKQATATLHSMQALVRAQATIRSHKSRRLMTTKNEAYRSQIRARRSMERFDDTKSEYAVPIHSRRVSSYFDATINNNSVDGIPKIVEVDTFTPKSRNRRTVSDFGDEPSLQALSNRTPTRLSIPDQRNFQDSEWGLTGEECRFSSTAQSTPRFTNSCSCGSVAVPMTPKSVCTDNLFFLRQYGNFPNYMASTQSFKAKLRSHSAPKQRPEPGPRKRISLNEMMESRSSLSGVRMQRSCSQVQEVISFKNAVMGKLQKST; encoded by the exons ATGGGGAGAGCCACTAGGTGGGTGAAGAGTTTGTTTggaataagaaaagagaaagagaagaaacaaaACTTCAAGTGTGGAGAGGCTAAAAGCATGGAATTCTGTTGTTCTGAGAGTACTagtaattcaagagttttgtgtCACAATCCAGGGACTATAACCCCCAACCTTTCTCAAGCTGAGGCTGCTTGGTTACAATCCTTCTACACAGAGAAGGACCAAAACAAGCACGCCATCGCCGTTGCTGCTGCCACGGCAGCAGCAGCTGATGCTGCCATGGCAGCAGCACAGGCTGCAGTGGCGGTTGTTAGGCTCACCAGCCAAGGAAGGGGTGGCACCATGTTTGGGGTTGGACCTGAGATGTGGGCTGCCATCAAGATTCAAACAGTGTTTAGAGGATACCTG GCAAGGAAGGCACTGAGGGCATTAAAAGGATTGGTGAAGTTGCAGGCACTTGTCAGAGGGTATTTAGTGAGGAAGCAAGCAACAGCAACCTTGCATAGTATGCAGGCTCTTGTTAGAGCTCAAGCTACTATTCGGTCCCACAAATCTCGCAGGCTCATGACCACAAAGAATGAAGCATATAGATCTCAAATTAGAGCAAGAAGATCCATG GAGAGGTTTGATGACACTAAGAGTGAGTATGCAGTTCCAATCCACAGTAGAAGGGTATCATCTTATTTTGATGCTACAATTAACAACAACAGTGTTGATGGGATCCCCAAAATAGTGGAAGTGGACACTTTCACGCCTAAGTCAAGGAATAGAAGGACAGTATCAGATTTTGGTGATGAACCATCACTTCAAGCACTTTCAAACAGAACCCCTACGCGTTTGTCCATACCAGACCAAAGGAATTTTCAGGACTCTGAATGGGGGTTAACAGGAGAAGAGTGCAGATTCTCCTCTACAGCACAAAGCACTCCACGCTTCACAAATTCTTGTAGCTGTGGCTCAGTTGCAGTACCTATGACACCAAAGAGTGTGTGCACTGATAACTTGttcttcctaaggcagtatggGAATTTTCCAAACTACATGGCTAGTACTCAGTCTTTTAAGGCCAAATTGAGGTCTCATAGTGCTCCAAAGCAACGGCCAGAGCCTGGTCCAAGGAAGAGGATTTCCCTCAATGAAATGATGGAGTCTAGGAGTAGCTTGAGTGGGGTTAGAATGCAGAGGTCTTGTTCACAGGTTCAAGAAGTCATTAGTTTCAAGAATGCTGTGATGGGGAAGCTTCAGAAATCCACATAA
- the LOC114419138 gene encoding probable pectinesterase 53, protein MSNLHCMFILLAVLVLLLQNSSRIHCHTKGIRPRRSAGKVLSTNMTRVHYSEQQFMKWVNFVGSLKHSVFKSAKNKLVASYTLHVDKNPNAGDFTSIQEAIDSLPFINLVRVVIKVHAGVYTEKVNIPPLKSYITIEGAGADKTIVKWGDTAQTPGSNGRPLGTYGSATFAVNSPYFLAKNITFQNTTPVPAPGAVGKQAVALRISADTAAFVGCKFLGAQDTLYDHLGRHFYKDCYIEGSVDFIFGNSLSLFEGCHVHAIAQNTGAVTAQGRSSMLEDTGFSFVNCKVTGSGALYLGRAWGPFSRVVFAYTYMENIIIPKGWYNWGDPNREMTVFYGQYKCTGLGASFAGRVPWSRELTDEEATPFLSLSFVDGTEWIKV, encoded by the exons ATGTCAAACTTGCATTGCATGTTCATCTTGTTAGCagttcttgttcttcttctgcAAAATTCCAGCAGAATACATTGCCATACCAAGGGAATTAGACCAAGACGTTCTGCAGGTAAAGTGTTATCGACCAACATGACTAGAGTGCATTATTCTGAACAGCAATTCATGAAATGGGTGAATTTTGTTGGTTCCCTCAAACACTCAGTTTTTAAGTCAGCTAAAAATAAGCTTGTGGCTTCTTACACTTTGCACGTTGATAAGAATCCTAATGCTGGAGATTTTACCTCAATTCAAGAAGCCATTGATTCCCTTCCATTCATCAATCTTGTGAGAGTGGTCATTAAAGTCCATGCAGGGGTCTACAC GGAGAAAGTTAACATTCCTCCTTTGAAATCCTACATAACAATAGAAGGAGCTGGTGCAGATAAAACCATTGTTAAATGGGGTGACACTGCTCAAACACCTGGCTCAAATGGGAGGCCACTAGGAACCTATGGTTCAGCAACTTTTGCTGTGAATTCACCTTATTTCCTTGCCAAGAACATCACATTCCAa AACACAACTCCTGTTCCTGCACCAGGAGCAGTTGGAAAGCAAGCGGTTGCATTAAGGATTTCAGCAGACACAGCAGCATTTGTAGGCTGCAAATTCTTAGGAGCACAAGACACACTTTATGATCATTTGGGCAGACATTTCTATAAGGATTGTTACATCGAAGGCTCTGTTGATTTCATATTTGGCAACTCTCTCTCACTGTTTGAG GGATGTCACGTGCATGCCATAGCACAGAATACAGGGGCCGTAACAGCTCAAGGAAGGAGTAGTATGTTAGAGGACACGGGGTTCTCATTTGTGAACTGCAAGGTCACGGGATCAGGGGCACTATACCTTGGAAGGGCTTGGGGACCCTTTTCTCGCGTGGTCTTTGCCTACACATATATGGAAAACATCATCATTCCCAAAGGCTGGTATAACTGGGGTGATCCTAACCGTGAAAT GACTGTATTCTACGGGCAGTACAAATGCACAGGACTTGGAGCAAGCTTTGCAGGGAGAGTACCATGGTCGAGAGAGCTTACTGACGAGGAAGCTACACCTTTTCTTTCACTTAGCTTTGTTGATGGAACCGAATGGATCAAAGTGTAG
- the LOC114418869 gene encoding serine/threonine-protein kinase VPS15-like, which yields MGNKIARTTQVSASEYYLHELPSTYNLVLKEVLGRGRFFKSIQCKHDEGLVLVKVYFKRGDFLDLSDYERRLSQIKHIFTSIDHPHVWPFQFWQETDKAAYLLRQYFFHNLHDRLSTRPFLSLIEKKWLAFQLLVAVKQCHENGVCHGDIKCENVLITSTNWVYLADFASFKPTYIPYDDPSDFSFFFDTGGRRLCYLAPERFYEHGGEMQVAQDTPLKPYMDIFAVGCVIAELFLEGQPLFELSQLLAYRRGQYDPSQHLEKIPDLGIRKMILHMIQLEPEFRLSAERYLKEYAAVVFPIYFSPFLHDFYRCWSPLHSDMRVLLCQSAFPEILKQMMNNKSSDDAGVNSAELLEEMVAKESASFMKDSLMKREDIGKGLVHDHYELLGDINSLLRDAKKKNNPSHVAENAHNSTFPENLKNLQTGKLLQTISNAFRGNDHPFLKSITMNDLNSLMSEYDSQSDTFGMPFLPLPKDSMRCEGMVLITSLLCSCIRNVKLPHLRRAAVLLLKASALYIDDEDRLQRVIPYVIVMLSDSAAIVRCAALETLCDILPLVRDFPPSDAKIFPEYILPMLSMLPDDPEESVRICYASNIAKLALTAYGFLIRSISLSEAGVLDELSLPQKPLTSSTQTSGRMKRINGDAQLLQLRKSIAEVVQELVMGPKQTPNIRRALLQDIGKLCCFFGVRQSNDSLLPILPAFLNDRDEQLRTVFYEKIVYVCFFVGQRSVEEYLLPYIEQALSDVTEAVIVKAVECMTILCKSGFFRKRILLQMIERAFPLLCYPSEWVRRSVVSFIAASSENLGAVDSYVFLAPVIRPFLRTQPVSLASEKALLSCLKPPVSRQVFYEVLENSRSSDMLERQRKIWYSSSQSKLWEMDLLKKGIDELDSLKNWTDKQQGPGVQQTVGTAFQQPGITDCDKAEAKLRDMGAFMHNDSNTVGHRDTQCSEKLQFSGFMSPHFSGMNSLTYEKPSEGIPLYSFSVDRRGMGIPSAASDPPLPMNSLGVSSSAMPWVNPLSKSFNLANSVPAPKLFSGSYSISNGSKQFHRVVHEPDARENETAYVNNTFQDVGLSANIKGTSIALEDATAQTDLSGFPSFARASIPDSGWRPRGVLVAHLQEHRSAVNDIAISADHSFFVSASDDSTVKIWDSRKLEKDISFRSKLTYHMEGSRVLCATMLPGSAQVIIGASDGFIHMFSVDHISRGLGNVVEKYSGIADITKKDIKEGAILNLLNCPVDNYTIMYSTQNCGIHLWDTRSNSNTWTLQATPKEGYASSLASGPCGNWFVSGSSRGVITLWDLRFLIPVNSWQYSLACPIEKMCLFLPPSNASVSSAARPLVYVAAGCNEISLWNAENASCHQVLRMTNYDSDAEMSDLPWALARPSSKPTSQSDLRRNGNRKYGVDELNEPPPRLPGIRSLLPLPGGDLLTGGTDLKIRRWDHYSPDRSYCICGPNLKGIGNDDFYETKSSFGVQVVQETKRRPLTIKLTAKAILAAAATDSAGCHRDSIVSLASIKLNQRLLLSSGRDGAIKVWK from the exons ATGGGGAACAAAATCGCGCGCACGACGCAAGTATCGGCGTCGGAGTACTACCTGCACGAGCTGCCGTCGACGTACAATCTGGTTCTGAAGGAGGTTTTAGGTCGCGGGCGCTTCTTCAAGTCGATTCAGTGCAAACACGACGAGGGTTTGGTCCTCGTCAAGGTCTATTTCAAGCGCGGCGATTTCCTCGATCTCTCCGATTACGAGCGCCGTCTCTCTCAGATCAAACACATCTTCACCTCCATCGATCACCCTCACGTCTGGCCCTTTCAG TTTTGGCAAGAAACAGATAAAGCAGCATACCTTTTGAGGCAGTATTTCTTCCATAATCTGCATGATAGGTTAAGCACGCGCCCTTTTCTTAGTCTCATTGAGAAGAAATGGTTGGCTTTTCAG TTGCTTGTAGCTGTAAAACAGTGCCACGAGAACGGAGTGTGTCATG GTGATATCAAGTGTGAGAATGTGCTGATTACTTCCACCAATTGGGTTTACCTTGCTGACTTTGCATCTTTCAAACCCACTTACATTCCATATGATGACCCCTCtgatttctcttttttctttgacaCTGGTGGACGAAGACTCTGTTATCTTGCACCTGAG AGATTTTATGAACATGGAGGGGAGATGCAGGTGGCACAAGATACCCCCTTAAAACCCTATATGGATATATTCGCTGTCGG GTGTGTAATTGCTGAACTTTTCCTTGAGGGGCAGCCACTATTTGAACTGTCTCAACTTCTTGCTTATCGCAGAGGACAATATGATCCAAGTCAACATCttgaaaaa ATACCAGATCTTGGAATCCGTAAGATGATATTACACATGATTCAGTTAGAACCAGAGTTTCGATTATCTGCTGAAAGATATCTGAAGGAATATGCTGCAGTTGTATTTCCAATCTATTTTTCACCATTTCTGCATGATTTTTACCGATGCTGGAGTCCTCTTCATTCTGATATGAGG GTTTTACTATGCCAAAGTGCTTTTCCGGAGATACTTAAACAAATGATGAACAATAAGTCATCTGATGATGCAGGTGTTAATTCCGCTGAACTTTTGGAAGAGATGGTTGCTAAAGAAAGTGCGAGTTTCATGAAGGATTCACTGATGAAGAGAGAGGACATAGGCAAAGGCTTAGTCCATGATCACTATGAACTTCTAGGTGATATTAATAGCCTACTGAGGgatgctaaaaaaaaaaataatccatcACATGTAGCAGAAAATGCACATAATTCTacttttcctgaaaatctgaaAAATTTGCAAACTGGTAAACTGCTTCAAACTATCTCCAATGCATTTCGaggaaatgaccatccctttcTGAAAAGTATTACTATGAATGATTTAAATTCATTGATGTCTGAGTATGATAGTCAATCAGATACGTTTGGAATGCCTTTTCTACCGTTACCAAAGGATAGTATGAGATGTGAAGGCATGGTTTTGATAACTTCTTTGCTCTGCTCTTGCATACGCAATGTCAAGTTGCCTCACTTGAGGAGGGCAGCCGTACTCTTGTTGAAGGCTTCTGCCCTATATATTGATGATGAAGATCGTTTGCAGCGTGTTATCCCTTATGTGATTGTGATGCTCTCTGATTCAGCAGCAATTGTGCGTTGCGCTGCTTTGGAGACTTTATGTGACATTCTTCCCTTAGTGCGGGATTTTCCTCCCAGTGATGCAAAAATATTTCCAGAGTATATTCTTCCAATGCTTTCAATGCTTCCTGATGATCCAGAAGAAAGTGTGAGGATATGCTATGCCAGCAATATAGCTAAGCTGGCACTGACTGCTTATGGATTCCTGATACGCTCAATAAGCTTGAGTGAGGCAGGTGTCCTTGATGAATTGAGTTTGCCACAGAAACCATTGACATCATCCACTCAGACTTCTGGAAGGATGAAGAGGATAAATGGCGATGCCCAACTTCTGCAGCTGAGGAAATCCATTGCAGAGGTTGTCCAAGAACTTGTTATGGGTCCTAAGCAAACCCCAAATATAAGGAGAGCACTTCTTCAGGATATTGGTAAACTGTGCTGCTTCTTTGGTGTGAGACAGAGTAATGACTCTCTCTTACCTATCCTTCCTGCTTTCTTAAATGATCGGGATGAGCAATTAAGGACAGTATTCTACGAAAAGATAGTTTATGTCTGCTTTTTTGTGGGCCAAAGAAGTGTAGAAGAATATTTATTACCTTATATTGAGCAAGCTTTAAGTGATGTGACAGAAGCTGTCATTGTTAAAGCTGTAGAATGTATGACTATTCTATGCAAAAGCGGGTTCTTCAGGAAGAGGATATTGCTTCAAATGATAGAGCGTGCCTTTCCTTTATTGTGTTATCCTAGTGAATGGGTGCGGAGATCAGTTGTCTCTTTTATTGCTGCTAGCAGTGAGAACTTGGGTGCAGTAGATTCTTATGTTTTCCTCGCTCCTGTTATACGGCCTTTCCTCCGAACGCAACCTGTGTCTCTTGCTTCAGAGAAGGCTCTGCTCTCATGTTTAAAACCTCCTGTCTCAAGACAGGTTTTTTATGAAGTCTTGGAGAACTCCAGGAGTTCGGACATGCtagaaagacaaagaaaaatatgGTATAGTTCTTCCCAATCTAAACTATGGGAAATGGATTTACTGAAAAAAGGAATTGATGAGTTGGATTCATTAAAGAACTGGACTGACAAGCAACAAGGTCCTGGGGTTCAACAAACAGTTGGCACTGCCTTCCAACAGCCAGGGATAACTGATTGTGACAAAGCTGAGGCAAAATTGAGAGATATGGGGGCCTTTATGCATAATGATAGCAATACTGTAGGACATCGTGATACCCAATGCTCAGAGAAGTTGCAGTTTTCAGGATTTATGTCACCACATTTTAGTGGTATGAATAGTTTGACGTATGAAAAGCCATCAGAAGGCATACCTTTGTACTCCTTCAGTGTGGACAGGCGAGGAATGGGAATCCCTTCTGCAGCATCTGATCCTCCACTGCCAATGAATTCTCTGGGTGTTAGTTCATCTGCAATGCCTTGGGTTAATCCACTTAGTAAGTCCTTTAATTTGGCTAATTCAGTTCCAGCACCGAAGCTCTTTTCAGGTTCTTATAGTATCAGCAATGGTTCTAAACAGTTCCATCGAGTGGTACATGAACCAGATGCCAGGGAAAATGAGACAGCCTATGTTAATAACACATTTCAAGATGTGGGATTATCTGCTAATATTAAAGGTACTTCAATTGCATTGGAAGATGCAACTGCCCAAACGGATCTATCTGGATTTCCATCATTTGCTCGAGCTTCCATTCCTGACTCTGGTTGGAGGCCCCGTGGGGTGTTGGTTGCACACCTCCAGGAGCACCGTTCAGCTGTCAATGACATAGCTATATCTGCTGATCATAGCTTCTTTGTGAGTGCATCTGATGATTCTACAGTCAAGATTTGGGATTCCAGAAAGCTGGAAAAGGACATTTCATTCAGGTCAAAGCTAACTTATCACATGGAGGGAAGCCGTGTGTtgtgtgcaacaatgcttccagGTTCTGCACAAGTTATAATTGGAGCATCTGATGGATTTATTCATATGTTTTCTGTTGATCATATCTCTAGAGGTCTAGGAAATGTTGTTGAGAAATATTCTGGTATTGCTGATATCACAAAGAAGGATATCAAGGAAGGTGCCATACTCAACCTTTTGAATTGTCCTGTGGATAATTATACCATCATGTATAGCACCCAGAACTGTGGCATTCATCTGTGGGATACTAGGTCCAATTCCAATACCTGGACTCTTCAAGCTACTCCTAAGGAGGGCTATGCTTCTTCTCTGGCATCAGGGCCTTGTGGTAATTGGTTTGTATCGGGGTCATCCCGGGGGGTTATTACACTTTGGGACCTGAGGTTTCTTATACCTGTGAATTCTTGGCAGTATTCTCTTGCTTGCCCTATAGAAAAGATGTGCCTCTTTCTGCCCCCTTCAAATGCTTCTGTCTCTTCAGCTGCTAGGCCCCTTGTTTATGTGGCTGCTGGTTGCAATGAAATTTCTCTTTGGAATGCAGAGAATGCTAGCTGCCACCAG GTCCTAAGGATGACCAATTATGACAGCGATGCCGAAATGTCTGATCTGCCTTGGGCCTTGGCCAGACCTTCTAGTAAGCCAACTTCTCAATCAGATCTAAGACGAAATGGTAATCGTAAGTATGGAGTTGATGAGCTAAATGAACCTCCTCCTCGTCTTCCTGGTATTCGTTCATTACTTCCCTTGCCTGGGGGTGATTTATTGACTGGAGGTACTGATTTAAAGATACGTCGATGGGATCATTACAG TCCTGACAGAAGTTACTGTATTTGTGGACCAAACTTAAAAGGAATAGGAAATGATGATTTTTATGAAACAAAATCTAGTTTTGGGGTGCAAGTTGTACAG GAGACCAAAAGACGTCCTCTTACAATCAAGCTGACAGCAAAGGCAATTCTTGCAGCTGCTGCCACTGATTCTGCTGGTTGCCATAGGGATTCTATTGTTTCTTTGGCTTCTATCAAGTTAAACCAGAGACTTTTACTTTCAAGTGGTAGAGATGGGGCAATCAAGGTTTGGAAGTAA